GCCACATTCATGCTAACTGTTTGGTGACTGGCTTTTGTACAAAATGACTACGAGGATGCGTGGTGGGGCTCAAGTAAACACGATGTGTTATCCTGGGTTTCCGGGTCGGTGGTGTAACCATAGCGTTAAAGTTTCCCATCCCCATGCTAAAGAcccgagttcaattccccacggaCAACGTGTGAGGTCCGTTTCTGGTATCCCACGCCAAactattgttggaatattgcttaagatGGCGTGAAACCCAGCTCCATCACTCTCGCGGGTTTTCGCTTATTGCTTTGAATCTTGTCGATATCTGAGTTCATAGCAGTGTTTTCACCAGCTCGAAATGTGTTCTTGGTCTTACAGGAGAACAATGACAGTATCCAGCAAACACATCCTGCAATACACTGAATCGGTGGAATTAATTTGCTGAAGGCAACCGTTCCTTTGTAATCTCGGTTTCTGGATTTATAAGGTATTGTAAAAGCATCACCAAAATACGCCCTTGCCTTTGGGGCACAACAGATTGATGAACTATCAGTCTGCACGTAATTCTCTAGGGAACTCTACAGTAGATCATTTGTTCCAGCATTCAAGGTATATGGATGGACGGATGCGACAAGCGGAAAGGTCATCTGTTCAGCTGTAACTTGTAGCCAGACTGTAAGATGTAGTCTTTTACATCAATAGTGGATGTATGTATGATCCGGTCATCGCTAGGATTGAAACCTTCACTCGCACTAAGATACCAAATCTAACACGCTCAAGCCCTAGCTGAACCAACAAACACCTAATGCCCAACTCCTAAAGCGTTTTCGAACTCCTGGATTCCCCTTTTGAAATGTGTATGAGCGAccaagtgtgagtgagtatggttttacgctactTTCAGTACGATCATGGCAATTTTCTGGacgaggacatcagaaatggccttcacacgtTGATGTGAATCTATCCGGATCCTTGGCGTAACGTGCAAATGTTTTAAGCACTAGGTTGTACCGAACGACCAAGAAAAAAATTCTAATAAAGCATGATGCCAGATATTGCAATTAGTGTTTCACACCATCCATTGAACATCTACATTTCAAAGGCGGCGAAAAAAATGTTCCATGATTAAAAGTTGAGTTGTACGAGGtatattttcataatacattcatTAAATTATTGAGACTCCCCACATTAGAAGAAACGCCGTATATCGAGGGTAGGCATCGCCTGCTTGAGATCTTAAAACAACATCCAGTAGTTTGACATATCGTAGTTTCACATCATGCAGTTGTGGAGCGTAATCTTGCGTCAAAACGGTTGAGTATAGCGTAAAATCAAAACATATGCGATCGCATATCAGTGTTGATCTTGTGTAATCCCATATCGATGCAGATCTATGTGATCCCAAATTGATGCCGATCTCTCTGACCCCATATCGATGCTGATTAATGTGAtcccatatcgatgctcatcttGTTATCCCATATCGACTctgatctatgtgatcccatATTTATGCTGATAATGTTTTCCATAACCCTGATAccacatcgatgctcatttaTGTGATCCAGTATGGATTCTGATGTATGTGATCCCCTGTGCTCACATATGGATTTTGATCTGTATTATCCAATATTGATGCTGATCTTTATGATCAAATATCGCTGCTGATCTGTGTGATACCATATCAGCGCTCGTACTTGTGATCCTATATCAATTCTGATCTGTGTGATCTTATATTGATACTGATGTATGTTATCAACTATCGATAgtgatctatgtgatcccaagttgatgttcatctgtgtgatcccATATCGATCTacgaaatcatgtagatcagCATCGATGAGGGATCGAATAAATCAGCATGTATATACGGTGTATGTAGTGGTTACTTCACTGCACCTGGCTACAGAGTAACGTTTAGCAGACAGCATATTTGCTTCATGTACCAGCCTGGCGAGGAGATATTGCGTCACTAGGTGGTATCTGGAATTCAAGAGATACATCGGAGTAAAATTTACCAGAACAACACAAATACGTTCAACTGTGAAACACTTGAAACTTCGACTCCCGAGCCACAATGACCAACCATCAACGACAATCGTGTGCAGACCTTGAAGGGAATATTTCATATGATATCTTGCAACCAGGCCGTACAAATATGTAGACTCAGAACGTGTCAGCAATCTCTTGTATATCAACACGATCTACTCAGTTGTTGTTCTTGTGTTCTCTGCAGCGATGTATTGAGTGAATATACTTCCACATGTGTGTATTCAGCACTTCATGACTCAACAGCTGAACAAATATGTACTGATACTTAATGTGCATTAAACACTTGTAAACAGTTTGGAAAGAAGAAATCCTGAACACTTAACAACAGTCTTACCCGTAAagagtgtgtatatatatcCACAATCACACGTGTTTGTATTCAGACTGCAACCATGAAGCTAACGCTGTATGCCGCTATCATCGTCCTGGTTGGGGTAGGCACAGGTATGTGTTCGCGTGTTCACGCTTAGATGATCGATTCTCTAGTTTTCCTAAATATCATGATCTATGAAACAACAGACTTTGGTCAAGACGTAGCATACAACTCGTCCAAACAGACAACCTGTAACGTTCTGATCAAATGAATCTGCGAGTATGTCTATGACGCGAAGGAATTAAAGAAAGCATGTTGTTATGACAATGATGTTCACCAATGTGAACAGCTATGTTATTATGCCAATAGTGTCCACTTACGACATGAACTATCATGTTGTTATAACAATTGTGTCCACCTGCGACATGAACGATCCTTTTGGTATGCCAGCTGTGTCCACTTGCGATATCAACAATGTCAGTGGTGTCCATCTTCAGTATGAACAATAATGCTGTTCTGTCAGTTGTGTCCACCAGAAATAAAATTCTGTCCACCAGAATAATCATGCTGTTATGTTAATGGTGTTTAGCTGGGATATCAACAAATGATGATGCCCTTATGTCATTGGTATTCACCAGCAATATGAGCAGTCAGGTTGTCATGTCAATGGTGTCGCACTTAAAGAACTTCCTACACTTCAACAATTCATGTGGCCATGTCAGATACATATTCTGCTACTATACGAGCACAACATCAGCTTATCTCTGACGACCATGattgaaattaaaatgaaacgCCATTATAAGTTAGAGAAGTTCCATAAACTGGCTACTATTTGTTTTCTTGGGCACAGTTGCGACCTTAAATCAGAACAATGTGGACTGTCCCGCGGACCGGAGGTTCCTGCATGATCTGAAGTCACTGTTGAGGTTACACCTGGGAGAGAAGATTATACCGCTTGAAACCGACTCTCCATACTGGTCCAGCTCGGGTAAACACTTAGCTAATTCTACGATGTCATACTGGATAACCGATGAAGAACCgggatagaactgatcttcagtagcccatgcttgccgaaagaggcgactaacgggatcgggtggtcagtttcGCTGATGTGGAAgacacaggtcgatgctcatgctgttgaccccTTGATTATgaggtccacactcgattatttaccctCGATTATTTACCTGCCGCCACAtatctggagtattgctgagtacagtgtaaaactaactcactcgcaCGTCACTGTGGTCGTTTAATGAGAcctgatattttctttgattttcTTGTTTCATTTGGCGCTGCAGGAGCGACATTCACACGCTGGGGAAGGACAACATGTCCGAAAGGAAATGATGTCGTGTACAAAGGTACGTAACAGCTGTGAAATCCTGtttacatgtgtacactactCAAACAAGAAACGTATAGCTGAAACTTGTTATGAGTTTATACAgttaaggttcagtaatacaggacaGTAAAGaaaaaaacctgaatgaacattaacggtccaatgctgcaagaaactgtacgtcatAAATGACAAGTCTTCCGAGGTCAAGGTCGCTGAggagtcagtatcttgtgtggccaccgtTAGCATCAAAGGTTGCTTGGCATTGGTGTCccatagtctggaccagactcgggATGAAGTGCCTTGGAATGTGTTCCCTCAACGCCACAAACAGTGCAGAtaacgtctgtggctgagggtcacgctgtcgcacacgacgatccaattcgtcccacaaatgttcaatagggttaagatccggtgatcgtgagggccaatcaagaacctgaaaGTTGTTCcgggcaaggaaatccctggttattcttgctgtatgcgaCCAAGCgtgatcatgctgaaaaatgacgttctggcggttcatgaaaggaaggacatgaggtgtgatgatttcatcacggtaacgtcgaACTGTCCAATTGCCCTgaacctgaatgagatctgtcctgccatTGTATGAGATGCTaacccaaaccatgacactttcaccactaaatctgtccacttcctgcaCACAATTTGCAGCGTATCGTTCATTACGACGTCGATGGgtcgggacgtcgcagcatgtaacgtgactcatcacAAAGATAACAGTTTTCCACCTTTCCAGTGGTCATGGGAGATGTTGTCGGCAACAATTgtaagcggttcctcacagtctgatcagagtcctggcactaccgatgcTGCGaaggatgctgtggtgaacctgtttcGCACATGGcgaagccgaataaacctgGAATGTGCGTGCAAAAGGAAACGTGTGAATTTTTTCCCGTTCagaatttattgcatttattgaggaaaacagattttggtgggttttggcgagttgtcctcaatgacaatggattcaaacttgGAAATGCTTGCAGTCAGCGTTCACCATAGATAATATCAGTATAttatactgattacatagacacatgtgattcaaattcgaaaaggTACAGGGAAAATACtagctatgcgtttcttgttTTGAGTAGTTTACATAAGAAAGACTCGATGTGTTTAGTAGAAACGTTGATTGCAcctttctgaatatatatgtcatAGAGACAAACACATCTCCGCCAATAGGGGACACATTACACGTGTGaaaaacacatgcacatgcaggTCAACATAAAGTGAGCATAAGGAATTGCTTCGGGGATGATTTGGGGCTCTGATGCGTCCAACTTGGAAATATCTCCAACGTGTCTGTCATGAAACCCTTTGGAAGCTGTATTGAGACCCTGAATGTTGTAGCCTTGATCAAAGAAGAGAGAGTGGGGTTGTGGCTCATGAGAAATACAGTTGTGAATCAGTTGAAAAATGCAGTTGTGTTCACGTGTTTGAATCATTAGGTTGAATACCGGATATGACTCGTTGACATTATtccgaacacctggtgtcaaagGTTTCAGTGACGCTCTCCTTCAAATGTTACCGTTTTGTACACCTTTCAGATGGAAAATCTATTTAGTCTGTTTTGTTGATGTTCGACCATCTTGTAAACCCATGACGTCATTTTCTATTCCAatttctcactcactccacaaacCTAACGCATAATAGGGCCGGCGGTTTAAGCATTCGCTCaccacaccaaagacccggatTCAGGCCCAGTTCCGGTAATCACCGCTAtacaaagcggcgtaaaaccatactcacgcaCTAACATATAATCACATGTTTCTATGTGATTCCAAAGTCTATTACGCACTGATATGTGTTTGACTAGTTGGATAGATTTTGCACAAAACAGTAGGCGGTGCAAACAAATTGTCTACTTGAAATCTTATGTGTTTGTACGATGGCTGCTAAATTGAAACTTGAAAAAATACAGTATAGCATTAAACAATTTTAGAAACGAAATAACTCCTTTCATTGACTTActaagtatggttttatacgcttttagcaatgttccagcaaaatcacagcggggaacaccaaaaTAGACTTCAAGCAATGTATGGAAAAGAATCCGAGCCTACGGTTTGACAGgagaacacttgaaccactagaTTGCCCGAAGCCACAAGGATGTCAAATGGTTACATCATATGCAGTTCAGTCAgtattcatcctcatcatcattacTGTTAATTACGGTCAGAACTGTACCAATGTCATCAATTATGGACTAATTTCAGGTTATGCTGGTGGAAGTCATTATCAGGCAAAAGGGGGTCCGGGGACAACGCTGTGCCTCCCCGAAGCACCCATCTACGAAAAGTACACTAGTGAGCCATCAGAAAGTTATATCTATGGAACTGAATATCAAACAGATAGAGAGGCATCTCCTCTTCACCGGCTGTATCAAGACGATGTCCCGTGTGTGGTGTGCCAGAGTCATCACAAAACAATTGCCATCATGGTACCTGCCAGGAACGAGTGTTTTCCTGGATGGCACCTGGAATACAAGGGCTATCTGTTTGGTGGCCCTACTGCACACACTGGCTCCAGTGATTATGTCTGTGTAGATAGTGAACCAGAAGCTATCCCTGGGGGTAAAGCAAACACAAACGGCCATCTCTTATATATGATCGACGCCAAATGTGGTGCCCTGCCCTGTCCCCCTTATGCCGACGGTTGGGAGTTGACATGTGCCCTTTGCACTAAATAGAAATATTGTAAACAAGATGTGTGTTATCTCAAATTCTGTATAAGTCGACTCAATGTAGCCTTAAAGGAAACTTTCCTCGTTTTTTCCTGTTTATAAATTGTTATAAAAGGAAACATCATTTGTGAATGAGTTGAGGAAAACTTCTCATGTGGTATGTATCCACCAGTCCACATATACAACAGAATCTGTGTGGGTCGAAATGCGTATACCAACCTAGTGTTAAAAAGAAGGTATCCAGAGTGTTTGACCAAacttgaaaagaaaatgaaaacataaataaattaatATCTAGTATATTACAAATCATACTTCACTTTTACAGCAAATGTACacagtttcatttcataataCGTCGAAAGTATCGTTAGACTAACACTGAAGGACATGGAATGGTTTTCTTCACAATGTCAGCATATGTTCAACCAATAGTAAGTGTGTCCACTATTGGCATCaaaacacatcaaaacacgTCAACTCATTGAGGATGTAAGCCGACGAAGGGCGTTAGGTGTGATTCGTGGCATTCCAATGGGAAACATTGTTCCAGCTGTTTAGTTTTCTAATTTGTAGGTAGTCCCCTAAACGTTCTATGAGTTTCATGTCACAGTAAAGACTGACCACAGCAAAACAACGATGAGAGCGTTATAAAGAAAGTCGTGATGGCAGAGAATGCGACATGGTAACTGCTGGTAAAATGGCCTCACAATTGGTTGCCAAAACCTTATCCCTTTGTCTTCGAGCATTCAGATTGTCATCAACAAGCAAAAGTCTCGTTTTGGAATCGCAGCAGATCCCATCACTAT
The window above is part of the Haliotis asinina isolate JCU_RB_2024 chromosome 1, JCU_Hal_asi_v2, whole genome shotgun sequence genome. Proteins encoded here:
- the LOC137273591 gene encoding uncharacterized protein → MKLTLYAAIIVLVGVGTVATLNQNNVDCPADRRFLHDLKSLLRLHLGEKIIPLETDSPYWSSSGATFTRWGRTTCPKGNDVVYKGYAGGSHYQAKGGPGTTLCLPEAPIYEKYTSEPSESYIYGTEYQTDREASPLHRLYQDDVPCVVCQSHHKTIAIMVPARNECFPGWHLEYKGYLFGGPTAHTGSSDYVCVDSEPEAIPGGKANTNGHLLYMIDAKCGALPCPPYADGWELTCALCTK